In the Populus trichocarpa isolate Nisqually-1 chromosome 1, P.trichocarpa_v4.1, whole genome shotgun sequence genome, one interval contains:
- the LOC7487035 gene encoding zinc finger A20 and AN1 domain-containing stress-associated protein 8 translates to MDHDETGCQAPPEGPILCTNNCGFFGSAATMNMCSKCHKGMLLKQEQANLAASSIGSIVNGSSSSNVFEPVIADIIDVQNNAVEPKTITVQPSCASGSGERVEAKPKEGPNRCTSCKKRVGLTGFKCRCGSLFCASHRYSDKHDCPFDYRSAAREAIAKANPVVKAEKLDKI, encoded by the coding sequence ATGGACCATGACGAGACAGGATGCCAAGCTCCTCCAGAAGGTCCTATTTTGTGTACTAACAATTGTGGCTTCTTTGGAAGTGCAGCTACTATGAACATGTGTTCAAAGTGCCACAAGGGTATGCTGTTAAAACAGGAGCAGGCTAATCTTGCTGCGTCATCTATTGGAAGTATTGTGAATGGATCATCAAGCAGCAATGTTTTTGAACCTGTTATTGCTGACATCATTGATGTCCAAAACAATGCAGTGGAGCCTAAGACCATCACTGTGCAGCCATCCTGTGCTTCAGGCTCAGGGGAGAGGGTTGAGGCAAAGCCGAAGGAGGGTCCAAACCGGTGCACCTCTTGCAAGAAAAGAGTTGGTTTAACAGGGTTCAAGTGTCGATGTGGTAGCCTCTTTTGTGCATCTCATCGCTACTCAGATAAACATGACTGCCCATTTGATTATCGTTCTGCTGCCCGTGAAGCAATAGCAAAAGCCAACCCTGTTGTCAAGGCAGAGAAGCTTGATAAAATCTAA